The window GCTAACCTTCATGCCCTTAATTTTTTCGAGCAATATTGAAGCTCCAGCTTGACTCAGCATACACCCATCAGCAGAAAAGCTAACATCTCTTACATTGTTATCTGAATCCACATTTAGATATATCTTGAGGATATCGCCGCAACCCGGATTTCCGCCTTCTTCAATAACGTCGGCATCTGAAATCTCGCCGTAATTTCTTGGATTTTCATAGTGGTCTAGTACTAGCTTAAGGATTTGTTCTTGGTTCATGTTAACTAAGCCCGCTTACTTCCTTAACGCTGCTTTTTATACGGTTGTATACAGCGCTTAGACCAAACATTCTGCGGGTACCCAACTTTTGATCAAGCCCAAGATCATGGACTAAATTTTGAGGGGCAGAAAGTACTTCTTGAGGCGTGGCGCCGTTGAACGAGTCCACTAATAGGCTTACAAACCCTCTTACTGTCGGGGATTCTTCAGGCACATCAGCATCTATATGAACTTTATCATCGTTTACTTCTATCCACACAAAGACAGGCGTCTCGCACTCTGGAACTCTGTTAAAACCTTGGTCTCTTTGCTCTACATATTTCTCGGGCAAAGCAGGCAAACTCTCTGAGTAATCAAGGAGCATTGCCAATGTTTCTTG is drawn from Thermodesulfobacteriota bacterium and contains these coding sequences:
- a CDS encoding iron-sulfur cluster assembly scaffold protein translates to MNQEQILKLVLDHYENPRNYGEISDADVIEEGGNPGCGDILKIYLNVDSDNNVRDVSFSADGCMLSQAGASILLEKIKGMKVSELNDLSAEYVTELLGKKMVSTRPQCARLGFNTLKKAISKFSQKENIANSNN
- a CDS encoding SufE family protein, which produces MLVIASLFHFNFMAKIQEIIDAFQIADYQETLAMLLDYSESLPALPEKYVEQRDQGFNRVPECETPVFVWIEVNDDKVHIDADVPEESPTVRGFVSLLVDSFNGATPQEVLSAPQNLVHDLGLDQKLGTRRMFGLSAVYNRIKSSVKEVSGLS